A window of the Echeneis naucrates chromosome 3, fEcheNa1.1, whole genome shotgun sequence genome harbors these coding sequences:
- the obi1 gene encoding RING finger protein 219 — MALNYQASTLSMTLPISCQICLGKVRQPVICANHHVFCSCCMEMWLKKASQCPTCRVPITAESPCRKIIGGTNESDHSESPSMRKCLRKTRGELLLREYEEEIDGLIRENEELKTKTQSLQAQLSSVLDPCSINTVQTGDQRVDPFVLEEWKNKLQTATDVCDKVKQDMDKIKEANKALRSQNVDLVQENMRLKAEVASRSPQKFGRYTVAALEAKIQQYERDVDHLKRALERSDKYIEDLESQVRNSEKTRLDVEETCGSGKSGSETLTQQKISMMMRSLSDNERESICSNPEAECGPFSRKRLMFVPSADHKEIDKTLSADQKFKDMESTSFDFLPTTPSSAFRSLTLRSPGIREKKVAFKPGSHLRKLDFEDLPPIGMKNSTTENQFSNLDKSCKDLPPNTDMEPAKPVFWGAWQSSNSNDQPSPVTGSTSTDVVGVDVDSFHMSSEASMDAAYLDKISELDSMMLEGESSSSRGSQLSLASSADLDNTLIPEPQNCPIVSLSHEGKSVIGCDHMSKPCVDTAGASNDSVNEGFAALVSGRESAVPVSGCVGGAGPSHTEELSFDLLFDVLEENKASSSVSLSPASKDHDNANSPFSSCTGKPVETTRNRPTLNINQPAKRKSHSPFNTSSPTKLSKLM, encoded by the exons ATGGCTCTGAACTACCAGGCATCGACCCTTTCGATGACTTTACCGATTTCGTGTCAGATTTGTCTGGGAAAG GTCAGGCAGCCTGTTATTTGTGCCAACCACCACGTGTTCTGTTCGTGCTGCATGGAGATGTGGTTAAAGAAAGCCAGCCAGTGTCCCACCTGCAGAGTCCCCATCACAGCAGAGAGCCCCTGCAGGAAAATCATCG gAGGTACCAATGAGAGTGATCACAGTGAAAGCCCTTCTATGAGGAAATGTCTCAGAAAAAccagaggagagctgctcttACGAGAGTATGAG GAAGAAATTGATGGGCtcatcagagaaaatgaagagctcaaaacaaaaactcagagTCTGCAGGCTCAATTGAGCTCAGTTTTGGATCCCTGCAGCATTAACACAGTGCAAACAGGTGACCAAAGAGTTGATCCCTTTGTCCTGgaagaatggaaaaacaaactgcagactGCCACAGATGTTTGTGATAAAGTAAAGCAGGACATGGATAAGATAAAGGAG GCAAATAAGGCTTTACGATCTCAAAATGTCGACCTTGTACAAGAGAATATGAGACTGAAAGCGGAGGTGGCAAGCAGATCTCCTCAGAA GTTTGGTCGTTATACTGTGGCAGCACTGGAAGCTAAAATCCAACAGTATGAGCGTGATGTGGACCACTTGAAGAGGGCTCTGGAGCGAAGTGACAAGTATATTGAAGATCTGGAGTCTCAGGTCAGGAACTCTGAGAAGACACGTCTTGATGTGGAGGAAACATGTGGGAGTGGCAAATCTGGGTCAGAAACTCtcacacaacagaaaattaGCATGATGATGAGAAGCTTGAGTGACAATGAGAGGGAGTCAATCTGCAGCAATCCAGAGGCTGAATGTGGACCGTTTTCTAGGAAAAGATTGATGTTCGTGCCATCTGCAGATCACAAAGAGATCGACAAAACTCTGTCTGCAGACCAGAAATTCAAAGACATGGAAAGCACGTCCTTTGACTTTTTGCCCACCACTCCGTCTTCAGCTTTCCGTTCTCTGACTCTGAGGAGCCCCGGCATCCGTGAAAAGAAGGTTGCCTTTAAACCTGGGTCTCATCTGAGGAAGCTTGATTTTGAAGATTTGCCTCCTATTGGCATGAAGAACAGCACCACAGAAAACCAATTCAGCAACCTTGACAAATCCTGCAAGGATTTGCCTCCCAATACTGACATGGAACCTGCAAAGCCTGTCTTCTGGGGTGCTTGGCAGAGCTCTAACTCTAATGATCAGCCAAGTCCAGTTACAGGATCCACATCCACTGATGTTGTAGGTGTTGATGTTGATAGTTTTCACATGTCCAGCGAGGCATCCATGGATGCAGCTTACCTGGACAAAATCTCAGAGCTGGACTCCATGATGCTGGAAGGAGAGAGCTCCAGTAGCCGGGGATCGCAGCTCTCCCTGGCTTCCTCCGCAGACTTGGACAACACTCTCATCCCAGAACCACAAAACTGCCCTATTGTCTCATTGAGCCATGAAGGCAAGTCTGTGATAGGATGTGACCACATGAGCAAACCATGTGTTGACACGGCCGGAGCCTCGAATGACTCTGTCAATGAAGGCTTCGCTGCACTGGTGTCAGGCAGGGAGAGCGCAGTCcctgtgtctggctgtgtgggAGGTGCAGGGCCCTCTCATACTGAGGAACTGTCTTTTGATTTACTGTTTGATGTCCTGGAGGAAAATAAGGCCagttcttctgtctctctcagtccAGCAAGCAAGGACCATGATAATGCAAATTCCCCCTTCTCCAGCTGCACTGGTAAACCTGTGGAAACAACAAGAAACAGACCAACACTGAATATCAACCAACCAGCAAAGAGGAAGTCTCACAGTCCTTTTAACACAAGCAGTCCAACAAAACTGTCAAAGCTCATGTAA